The window attttatttctattacaaTGTGCATGTGAATTATATAAAGCAATTCACCATTATTTTTGTAGCTTTCATATCTTTTTATCCCTGCGGATCTGAAGTAAATTTATTTATGATTAACACAGGCTCAAGCTATGTTTAAAGTCTTGCATTATCATCCACCAATACCTGAAAATTTGTCCAAGGAGGGCAAGGACTTCCTCCAGCGTTGCTTCCGAAGGAACCCTGCAGAGAGGCCAACTGCTAATTGGTTGCTCGAGCACCCCTTTGTACAAAACGTCCAGCAGCACAGCCTTAATAGTCCTGTCCAGCCTATTACAGAGATCAAACCGACTGTATGTCTCATTCTTCCTCTGGATACTTCTAAATCATGCTATTTCAGCATTTTTAGATAAACTGAAAAAATATGTTTCTTCTATCACAGGATTCTACTCATAGCCCAAGCAATAGAGGCACACCCAAACATTGCCCATTTGTGAAAAGGAAACCTACAGCCACTCGGTAAGCTTGCTATATGTGATCCTGACTTGATTTCTTTTGGTTTCGCATTTTGGGCTCTATTTAACATTGTTTTATTAACAGTGATAATGGTCAATCTCCATCTTATCCTGAGAAATTCGAGTCAGCTGCATCTCATCTTTCATCTCCTTCCATCCCCAAAAGCTTCGCTAGTTTATCCCCTCCCTCAAAATTCACAGCATCAAATGCAGCTGGCTCTTCAGCACCTACTCAACACTGGGCTTTGCCGAGTGCAAGGAAACTTCAGTCCTATGCACGACACAGACCTCATGAGAAAGATTATGCAACTTCCTTCTAAAATGGAGTGGCTATTTTCCATAGGATGGGTGTCTGAGACTAACAACTAAATAGCTAAGATCATGTAACCATTTGTGATATAATCTCTAGTCCAACTCACATTCCTACTTCCTAACCATAGCCAAACAATTCGTCGACAAAGAATTCCCCAGCCTTGAGCTGTGCTGAAGTATGAGAGAAAGCTGGTTTTTGTATATTGCAGTGCTTGCCGAGTCCATCATTATTTATTTGAATGCATCATGTATGATAGTGTCAATTTAGGTTTAGAACTCATTTGTTTTCTTGGATTTCATAATGTATCATGCCCTTCGTCTAATACAAAAGATTAAAATGCCCACTACCAATTGCTGGGACATTGGCTATGGACGCGTAGTGTGTATATGATTTCTGTCTATGGATTATTCTCCCGGGTAATTCCTTTACTATTTGCTTTCTTTTAAACAAAATACTCTCATAGTACTGATTGTATCTGCATCCCCAAAGAACTGCAATCTGTAAATAGGGAATAGGATTTTGGTAGCAAGTCCAGGATTAAAGGAAGACAAGGAACAAGAAGTACAAATGAGTATTATAAAGAAAAGTCTGATTAATTACTCAAATCTAACCACTCAATTACGCACACGAATAGGTTCCAAAATcaaaatctcatattacattttaCTGAAATAAATCCCCACTCGCAATCTCCAGAAACCGTGGTCATCTCGCCATAGCTCAAGAAGCCATGGAAAGTTGAAACCTTATTATCAAGCCCCAGCTAGCTAGAGGATCTACCAACAGATGCTACGAAGAAAACGTAAATTACCAACAAACTGCATTCTCTCTGCTAAACCGCTTTGACCAGCACAAAGAGAGGCCTGCCACCCAGTTTGTCACGTCCCTGTCAACCCAACAAAAAATGTCATTCATTTTGTCAATGAAAACCTCGCACAAATTAAATGGCGGGCGAACAGTTTTTTCCCATCTAAATTGGGCAGAAAACAAAGGGAAATATTAGCTACGGAAATCTTTCAGTCACTTTGTTTCAGCTGCCCATTCCTTCCCTCATACTCTCATAGGAAATACAATCTAATTGTTTCTTTCAGGCTTTTATCATGCACTCAGTTAACAAACCTTCAGCTCTGGCAATTCAATGACACAAGCACACTCGACCACTTCAGCTCCAACGCGATCTGCAAATAACAGAGAATCATAATCAAAATACAAATGACAGTTTGATTGGGGCATTTATATATAAACGAGAAAACTAAAGAGAGAACCAGTGGAAGAAAACCCACCGAGGAGCCTCATAGCAGCAGCTAATGTTCCCCCAGTTGCAATTAAATCGTCAATAACAAGTGCCCGATCTCCTGCCTCAACAGCTCCTACATGCATCTCCATTTTGTCTGTACCATATTCTAACGAGTATTCCTCAGAAATAACTTCCCCTAAAGCCCACACAAAAATTTTAGTAGATTATCTACACAATGTAGCGATAATGGAAACCTGATTGGCCAGGAAAGAAATATACCAGGCAACTTCTTTGGCTTTCTCATAGGGACAAACTTTGCTCCAATAGCCAATGCAATGGGAGGGCCAAATATAAATCCTCTTGCCTCAATACCTGCATGTATCAAGTATATCCAATCAAGAAATTGAACCAATTACTGATATACTTACTGCCATATCGATGAGAAATCTCATTTCAGTATAGTGCTCTTATGATAATTTAATTTGGAAAGTAGGAATACATTGAATGATATAATTTGATACGACATAATTTAAAgctgatgagaataaattaggcTCCATCGTGCAAACAAAGAACATAATATGAAAGCAATTCATGTTGGATGCCTCAATTTTTCCAGTCTCCGCCTTGTACATAATTGAGGCGCCCAGACACAAAGCTAATCATCAGAAAAATATACAGAGATAAAGTGCTTAATATTGAGGAAAAAAAAGTAATAGTGGGTGATTACTTTGCTCATTCTCTATAGAAAAATCTTGGTTTTTTTTAGGTTAGTTGCTTTCTTAATCTCAGTTAACAGGGTAGTACCATCCTGACTTAATCCGCTTGGAATTCTACGAATTCCTAATAATTctttaactgaaaagaacaatgaAGAACAACAATATTCCTAGTCATGAGTTTCAAAAACCAAAGGAAACATCACATCCGACCAAACAGCAAGTTTACCTGCGACCACTGAAATTTCTTTATCTCTGTATCTCTCTACGAACATATCGATCGTATCCCTAAACGCCTCAGGATCCAGCAACAGGGTCGTAATATCCTGAAACAAAATACCTAAACCCAACCCAATCCAACCGATCAGACACCAAAACTACCCATCGTAACAGCTCTGGAGCCCCGGTCAGAAAAAAAGGCTCCGACTAACGGAACTACAAATTTGAAGATCGCTTACCCGGCTTGGGGAACTCAGGGATGACGCGTATGGAGGAGGCAATCCGCCGCAGGCGGTGGTCCTCTGCTCCGTCGGAGGCCATGGATCGCTTGCAAATGAGGGGAAAGGGTTTAGCGAGGCGAAGAAGGGAAAGGTAGGGCCGCGACGACAGCGACGGGAAAAGAAGGGAGAGGAGACCGAGGTTCGTGCGGCTTTGCGGGAGAAAGAAAGTGGAAAATTACGGCGAAGGTAAAGCCAGCGTTGCGTTATAAATGCCAACTTACACTTGGATCTTCGACCGTCCAAAGTAACGGAATGTCCGACTGAATCCAGCGAGGTCGATAGGTTTTATGGTGCGTGGTTTGATAATGCTCTCTTTCataaaatatcatattttatcTATAGGATTAATTTATTATGAACTTTGAATTTTTATGAAATCTATGAACGATTTTATGCGAATCTATCTATCTGTCTATCAGCAAGATTGCCCCGTGACGTCCACATCAGACTCCCAATTAAACTCATCGATTAGTTATCCTCgactttaaaaaaaacaaaaaacataatTCTCCACCTGTTCCTCGACCCAATCCCGACTCCACCGCATCAGATGCTGACTAGGATTCTCAACGTCGTGCCATGCATGCATCTCCAAATTTTGATCCTAGATTCTTAGTCAAATTCAGAACTCACCTGTATTCGAATTAGACTTCATACATTTACGTATACGTATCTAACTCATATTCAAGTCAATATCTTTATTCAATCAAAACAAAATGATCTAACTCTAGATGGGCGCAGTCAGAATTCAAATTTAGATGGGTTAACCATCGacaataattaatataattaattaattaatttaaaaatataaaaaaatatgtaaATATTAATTTTCCTAAAATATGGAATAtaagtatttaatatttaatacaaTTGAAATTGTGCTATTCTTTTTATAATCAAACTTATTTATTATCACATccttatcaaatttttttaactaactctcagtgtatatatatatatatatatatatatatatatatatatatatatatatatatatatatatagaatatctTCAAAATATATTCTATAAGACTACGGttagaaaatataaaatttaagtaatACAAACAATTGACTTTCGATCAAGCTAAAAGTACATAAATCAGGAACATTATTAGTTGAAGTATCAAAAATTGTGAGTAAACATGATAAATTGAGTAATTGACTAtcattaaataagatttttttaagcATGAAAAACAAATATATTTGACATCATATTAATATATGTTAAATAAAAGTATAAGACGTAATCTCTATTTGCAGACTTAGACTTATGTTGCTCGTTGCTTGGCAAGGCAATGACCTCCTCGCGTGCGGCCACTAGCGAAGCTGTTGCTCGTCACATGATGAGGTAGTGTTTGCCTTGCGTGCGGTCGCTTCGCGGGTGATCGCACGTGAAGTGGTTGCTGGTCATTTGGCGACAGTGGCGTAGCCAGAATTTACAATCAAGGGGGGTGAATTCAAGCTAACCATGGCACGATGTTGAGGTCATGCCTGATCTCGCCACCTCGCTGCAAGGCCGTAGCCCAGGCAAAACCTCACAGCGAGGTCGCGGCCAAAGCGAGATCTCTCCCTGTGACGCTGCTGCCAAGCTATCgctaagagaggagaggaaatggAAGAAGATCGAGCATACCGATGGGACGATGCATACTGGTGCTAGAGATCGAAGAGGAGAGGATAAGAACGTGCTAGAGATTGGAGAGGTAGTCGAtcagagaggaagattttagggcGCTAGGAAGAAAAATCGAGAATAAAAATcttaattagaaaaataattaatgaTGGAAACTTAATTCAATCACTAAAATAGCAACGGAAACTTAGTTTGTTGCTAAATTAGTGACCATAATTTATTTCGATTTCTAATTAGCTAAGGAAATTAAATTTCATCGTTAATTGTgagttttcttgtagtgaattatatgatgagttgcaataaatgatatgatttaattgatcaaatttttgaAGGCTCGCCAATGAAATTAATCATCTTCATATAACAAATCAAACAATGTTtgactagcaaacaaaaatataaatatatgaaaaattaacaTTTTATGGTTTTCCAACACTTAAATTCGTAATCGAACGAAATAAAACAAGAAAACTTTACCTTAATCAAAAAGCGTTTGCTGTGGAGTATCGGCGAAGCGACGATGACAACGCTAGTAGCAAACGATATCAGTGCTAGTGATAGTGGCgttcggcgataacaacatggaCGACAACGACATCAATGTGCGACGGAGGATTTTGCGGGTAAAATTAGGATTAGGGAAAGGGAAAGAATAATAAGGGGATTATAAGAGGAAGACGACCACGGGAGTGAAAAAAGGAAAGGGgattagaaggaagaagaaaatacgGGAAGGGAGAGGGGAAAAAGTACATGCaatgagagagaaaaaaatatcgagagaaagaaaaaagttggttgagagaagaagaaaaggtttggattctcttatttgttttaattgaacaatttgtaaaaaaaaatcttgatatttttagaatttataattaaattatttttaaataatttcactGTATTATTTTTTCCCTAAATTTCAGGAGGGGCGGCCGCACCCCCTTGGTCCTATGTAGCTACGCCCCTGCTTGACGAGGTACCCTCGACTCACGAGCGATCATTGCTCATTGTCCCGTCGACTACCACTCGAGCGGCCGATGCTCGTTGGCTCTTTCTCAACGATGCAATTTTATTTTgctaaataagaaataaaaaatctaGATTACTTTTAAATAGTGAATTTCCCATTTACTACATAGAGTAAAGGAGGCCGTGCAACAAGTATATTATTTTGGTAAAAAAGagagttaaaattaatatatttattaacttataaatatatttataatgacttataaaattatcattctaatttgatattaaaaaaattatttttgaatttgatattttaaaattggTCAGCTCATGGAAATGATCCATTAATGGGTTTATATGGGACTGgtgtataaaaaaaattcaaaattattaattatattttcaaaaaaaggAGGTGGGGCTGGAGCCCACTCTACCCAAGGGTGGCTCCGTCCCTTAACTCTATAGTTTATTTGTGAAATATATAGTTCATGTTTTTACATATTCAACTAATTGATTATGAATGATCACTAAACAAACAGGGGCGAAAAAATCTAACGAGTAGGGCGGTAAACTAGTGAAGCGAAATTAAATTTTGAggtgtttaaatttatttgataagataatcgagtcAAATTAAGTCAAACATAAAATCAATCAAGCGTTTGAAATGATTATTGaagcttgacttgatttatttttgatgagcttaatttgagtttgatttatttagatgttattgaactttcaattcaagtttaacttaatGTTGAtttgtttaaatgttatcaacctctcaattcaaatttatttgactatttgaaatttttccttatttaattAGTCATtgtgtttgataatttaaacttattaatttattttattttttattatttagtccgttgataagaattttattaataacaaGCTAAAcacataatttaaatttatttatttaatttaattagttatttaaatttatttatttaatcgaTTTTGTATATGTtacatgaatataaataaatttttacccaACCAACCGAATACGAAACTGGTTCCTGAAGTTGGATTCATTTACTGGCATAATAATTAGATAGTTGCACATAGAAGAAGCATAGGTGTGAATTTAGAGGAACAAGAAAGTGAATCGGACAGATGTTGCACATGCATATAAAATGCATGTGGGCGGCTTCTCTACGGAAACAAGGAACACATGGAACCTAGAGCTAGCGCAATTGATCACCCTTTCTAGATGTTGAATTCAAAATTAGACTCTTCCTCCTGCGACACCAACCTCTGCTTCCCGCGTTACCAAATTGACAAACTAACTCTACCCACAGAGCCAAAACCTATGCATCACTCTGACGCCTCAGTTACTCTACGTGACAAAGCCATGAGGTTCAGACATTTCCACCAAACTCACTACTCTCCTTCCTCTCTCGCTCCAGGCAACTCCCTCCCTCCTTCCTAACATTGACTTCTACTTACTCTGTTCTATTTTCCTTCACTTTATCAGAAATAAATTAAAGTAAGCTACGTCGTCTATTTGATCGTATCTGTTCTCGTCTATGCACTCTACGATCCACACAAGTAACCATTCATTATATTGTGAGATCGTTGAAGTCAACCGTAGTTGtgacagttcaaagttaagcagCTGAAAAGTCCAACTGCTCGTCCCGACTTCCTATATACCATCCACCCATCCGCGTCTCATTTTCATTATTAATTTCCAATCCTCCGAATTCAATGGCAACCGAGATGGCTTCATCTTCCACAATCCCGCCGGAGATGAGCGACGAGGAGTCCTCGCTTCAGCAAATCGAAGAGTGGGCGAAGAAGAAGCGCTCCAAGCGCAGCCGCCTCTTCGATCGCCGGCCCACAGAAGAAGAGTATCTGGCCTGGTGTCTAGTCATGCTCGCCCGCGGCGGACCCCGCCCGCCCCTGTTGACCGAGACAGTTGCGCCGGCGAAGCTGGAGCACAAGTGCTCCGTATGCGGAAAGGCCTTCGCCTCCTACCAGGCCCTCGGAGGTCACAAAGCCAGCCACCGGAAGCCCACCACCGACGAGCCCCCGCTCGCCGCCACGTCCACCGGATCTTCCTCGGCCGGCACTGCGGGAGGAGGAAAGGTGCACCGGTGCTCGGTATGCCAGAGGACATTTCCGTCAGGGCAGGCGCTTGGCGGGCACAAAAGGTGCCACTACGACGGAAGCCTGGTTAGCGGCATGGCGACGGCGTCGGAGGGCGCGGGCTCGAGCCATCGGGGATTCGATCTCAACATGCCTGCTCCGCCAGAGATCGAGTTCGACCGTGTCACGCGTTGCTTGACGGCGACGGTGGCgaccgaggaggaggaggaggtgctgAGTCCGCTGGCTTTGAAGAAACCCAGACTCCTCATTCCGGCTTAATTGATCCATCGAGCTAgtgatatatttatttatttatttattatatttattatatttttaattgaaaataaattaataCACATTTCAAATTAGTTCTTTGTAGAGAGAATTATTCATTCATTGAATTGATTGTAGTACATGCTTGATGATGAAATTTCATCATCTCACTTTATTATTTTTGTATTGTGTAAGCAGTAAAGTTATCTCCACAAACTAAACTAATCATGGCACAAAACCAAtcatatatagttttagttgtgctTAAAGTTTCGAGTCAATCTAGACGCCTAAGATAAGgaacaaaaaacaaagaaaagtatGGATCGGGCAAGGATTAGGCAGATATGATTATGGTCGGGCTTGGTGGTTAATTAATTGGGGAAAGAAATACTAATTAACGTTGATAACGCTGAAATTAATGGTCGGGCTTTTAAATTAAGCAGTGACCTTTAGGCTTTATTGACGCAGAAATTGTATGACCTTTAACTTGCATTAAGTGGGTCCGAATAAGATTATATTGCTTTCCATTGTTCTATGAATAGAAAATGACTCCAGGGCTTTTTAAAGGGAAAGATAAAATGGGCATCTCCGAAGAAGATTACATTAGCGTTTTACATTATGCAGCCCAAGCAGTGTATGTCTGTTTGAATTTATTGCAGTAAAATGATTATGCTTATGTCTTTTATGGTCCGTTATAAAATGATTATAATGGCCTAAGTGATTTTGAAGATGACTTAAAATTGATCATTtaatggaaaaataaaagagataaTGATTTTGGCTGATTTGGtaaattttctatcttgaatatagTTTTTTATATGTGTGAAATAGCGTTGTGCTTGTGTTTAATTTCTTGAGTATTGTGCTATCCCCCTCTTAGGGGTGTTCCTCTAAGTAGTATAGGTGGATTTTTTAAGTGGATTataatgtttttttattatttttgatagtTGTTTTTTCCTCTTGCTCgggctcctcctcctcctgctcGGGCTCCTCCTCCTCGACAAGTCTTCTTTGATTGCAAGGATGATGAGATCTGAGATGATGACACTAGTTAATGTCGGGTCAACTCCTCCGGTGTGGTCCTTCTGATGCTCAAATCAGTAGTTGTTgtttccggtaaattccggagtatgcaaactgatcgtcgaggctagtgttcgacactatctccgtaaacgatattgctccgctacggtgcttaacggattgttgcaattcgttcccaagatacaacgacgacaatcgtctcggaatcgtagcactccgacttccgagaccagcgaaccttctcgtaggcttcttggactcttgaatgcacaagatgagtgagtgaatacttgaggaagagaagattaagttgagttatttgattccaatctggagggttctatttatacagaaggaagaggctttagggaggggtgtgacctttgggtggattaatctgggccgtccggactgaagagttataacccttcacatagcccctttaatctcatccatcagatctaagagttgtgaccctcagatctatcagccatcggatctggatccattgatccgatgcttcagatcatgtctcatcccaagccgtcagatcgtgactcattgtgatccaacgctctagatcgcatcacaagcgatccaccatacttctttgatcaacgttgatcaacggctgccatccgttcgcccaaccaactgtccagtcatctccctttgcccacgaggatgccacataggcactgccatgtcaggtactagcctgacacgtcacccgagtgccatgtaggcactgcaatgtcacctggagcataaatttaagctcctcaatgctcctcgcgacgatgcgaaGTGCACAGTGCGCCTGCAAGGTGCGCCTACaagtgcgagcacctgctcgcccctgagcagagagtacctggtacttttctgagttaactccaataactcaacatcattaataagtaaggaatgcacatcggaaatttccgatgtgggactattctcccttgcatttccttaatgaataaccaacgttattttgggccgactttgaacattaatttctcattcacccttaatcggttttgagcaaattaatagtctaaatctatctacgcgaaacgtagatttcaattttgaagtcaattacgactttcaacaattgatggcttccgatttttcctcctcaaaatcgtattggtccatttaggccccaatatccaacaatcccccacatgaatggaaattaatgtaatgcgtgtatgcatgctgacactttacaagagtccaatcgataagtcactgcatcgggagaggtagcttgtggctttgaaccttccgtagtggaatgctatcgagtatactaggctgcgcagtgaacgtgatgtcttgaactgctcagctgtttgtgtatactaagacaataacacccacacagagacctatctcacctactttaggttctcatggttggttccgttttggccatggacaccatcttggattcatgagtatttcattgaagcggcctgtcttcacactcacataggtgacacttctatcaagagtatcctaccatactccaccttataaggtataaaagtcactaaaagcataagcttaacctcactacatgaggtaggacagcacaaattcatcctaggattgggatagagataaactatctcctgtgctgaaccacaacttctgaaactttgttgtcccattgaaccaagatcttgggatctccagtcaacaaggttgggttttccacttcagtcgttttcagttgtagattttttaatctcattcctcttgatgagcagtatacttgatctcgactcaaccctttcgtaagaggatctgccaaattatctttggacttaacatagtcgattgcaatcactccattcgagatcaactgcctaatggtattatgtctacgacgtatatgtcttgacttcccattatacatactactctgtgcccttccaatcgccgattgactatcacagtggatcagtACGGCAGGTACAGGTTTTtcccagctcggaatatcttccaagaagttccgcagccattcagcttcctcagctgctttgtctagttctataaactcggattccatagttgaccgagcaatgtatgtctgcttagtggatttccaagatactgctcccccaccgatcgtgaatacatatccactagtggatttggagtcttttgtatctgatatccaattagcatcacaatatccctccaacacagcgggatattttccataatgtaatccatagttcatagtatatttcaaatatataagaactcgcatcaatgccttccaatgggagtcgtttggattactggtgaaacgactcagcttgttgaccgtacaggcaatatccggacgtgtgcagtttgtaagatacatcaaactgcctattatccgagagtattccaactgcgatatggtctcaccatggtttttcgctaagtgttgacttagatccataggtgtttttacagtagaaagatcgtacgcattgaatcttttcaatactgattctacataatgggattgtgttagaactatcccctctgatgtcctgagaattttaattcccaatataacatctgcttgacccatatctttcatatcaaaatttctggtcaacattttctttgtagtcatgattacatcatgattactgcccattattagcatgtcgtctacgtatagacagacaattacatagccttcaggtgtgtttttgacataaatgcatttgtcacattcatttattctgaattcgtttgacagcattactttgtcaaatttttcgtgccattgtttaggcgcttgcttaagtccgtataacgacttaacaagtcgacacacctttttctcatttcttggagctatgaacccttcgggttgctccatataaatttcttcttccaactcaccatttaagaacgcagtcttaacatccatttgatgtatttcaaggtcatacagtgctgcaatggctattagcactcgtatggacgtaatccttgtcaccggtgagtatgtatcgaagtaattaaggccttcctcttgcttgtaccccttggctacaagtctggccttatacttgtcaattgatccatcagctttatacttacgttttagtatccacttacaacctaatggtttattaccagaaggaaggtctactaattcccaagtatgattattcatgatagactcaatctcactattgacagcttctttccacattggagcatcgggactagagagagcctcacttaatgttcttggttccatttctgacatgaaagtcatgtaatctggcccgaacgatttctcaactctagcccgtttgctacgacgtggctctttgttttgatcgtcaatagttcttttataacagctaagttcggtaacgacattctcgtttgaacttccgttgttatcattttcaacatttcccttcttatttgggaatacgttttcaaagaatattgcattccgagattctatggttgttcccacatgaatattaggaatgtctgatttgtgaactaggaaacgatatgcactactattatgggcatatccgacaaataccgcatcgaacgttttaggtccgatctttacttgctttggtttaggtcgacctttgccaagcacccccacactttcaggtatttgtacgatggctcgcggcctttccatagttcataaggagttttatcacttttcttatgagggattttgttgagaatgtgatttgccgataatattgcttccccccacaagttttgaggtaagcctgaatttatcaacaaggcattcatcatctcttttagtgtccgatttttacgttcggcaacaccgttcgattgaggtgagtaaggtgccgttgtttgatgaataatgccagattctgaacaaaattcattaaacggtgcaccatattctccacctctatcgctacgaattattttaattcgtttgtcaagttgattttcaacttctgttttataagttctaaatgcctctagggcttcgtctttacttcttaaaagaaagacataacagaactttgtgcagtcatcgataaaagtaataaaatactttttacctcctctagtttgcacaaatttcaagtcgcatagatcactatgtattaactctagaggagtcgttgacctttccaccgaatgaaaaggtagtttcgtcatttttgcttccacgcacacttcacatttgtgtgttccgtcaacattgacgtttggtaataaatttaatttgacgagacgtttaagagtattattatgcacatgtccgagtcgatcatgccacaaattaaaacactcaacaacatagctggaagcatttattttattaccatcaatatttcggagtacaggcattacaaccattttgaatagacccttttctaggtacccctttcctacgaagatattattcttcgtaagtacaa is drawn from Zingiber officinale cultivar Zhangliang chromosome 1B, Zo_v1.1, whole genome shotgun sequence and contains these coding sequences:
- the LOC121975475 gene encoding adenine phosphoribosyltransferase 1-like, whose protein sequence is MASDGAEDHRLRRIASSIRVIPEFPKPGILFQDITTLLLDPEAFRDTIDMFVERYRDKEISVVAGIEARGFIFGPPIALAIGAKFVPMRKPKKLPGEVISEEYSLEYGTDKMEMHVGAVEAGDRALVIDDLIATGGTLAAAMRLLDRVGAEVVECACVIELPELKGRDKLGGRPLFVLVKAV
- the LOC121975481 gene encoding zinc finger protein ZAT10-like: MATEMASSSTIPPEMSDEESSLQQIEEWAKKKRSKRSRLFDRRPTEEEYLAWCLVMLARGGPRPPLLTETVAPAKLEHKCSVCGKAFASYQALGGHKASHRKPTTDEPPLAATSTGSSSAGTAGGGKVHRCSVCQRTFPSGQALGGHKRCHYDGSLVSGMATASEGAGSSHRGFDLNMPAPPEIEFDRVTRCLTATVATEEEEEVLSPLALKKPRLLIPA